In one window of Danaus plexippus chromosome 7, MEX_DaPlex, whole genome shotgun sequence DNA:
- the LOC116770552 gene encoding uncharacterized protein LOC116770552 has product MGEQIEEQMNEADMNNSEATFDNFTILKEFSNIANLVKNEDFLETVPKAKLRRVKWVPMFNCLKQGILDEMVQEISSMWEFENMPEKLEILEKQKEKFSEINTENNVWRPQHNDVKSQLRASDVANLRKQKTLLETLAKEYETRAARLKKSVTAKRGYLKALQMDIQKYQKKNEDIVANIHNKISNHGKLAEIMLPNMIRVDEINWSEKVSELN; this is encoded by the exons ATGGGAGAACAAATAGAAGAGCAAATGAATGAAGCCGATATGAATAATTCCGAAGCGACATTTGACAATTTTACGATTCTCAAAGAGTTTAGCAATATAGCTAATCTCGTCAA aaATGAAGATTTTTTAGAAACAGTACCTAAAGCTAAATTAAGAAGAGTTAAATGGGTGCCCATGTTTAATTGCTTAAAACAGGGCATTCTTGACGAGATGGTGCAAGAAATAAGTAGTATGTGGGAATTTGAAAATATGCCAGAGAAATTAGAAATACTAGAAAAACAAAAGGAGAAATTTTCAGAGATAAATactgaaaataatgtttg GCGACCACAACATAATGATGTTAAAAGTCAGCTGAGGGCTTCTGATGTTGCAAATTTACGAAAACAGAAAACTCTGTTAGAAACTTTAGCCAAAGAATATGAAACAAGAGCTGCAAGACTTAAAAAATCTGTGACGGCCAAAAGAGGCTACCTCAAAGCTTTACAAATggatattcaaaaatatcaaaagaaaaatgaagATATTGTAGctaacatacataataaaatctcaaatcATGGAAAGCTTGCTGAAATAATGCTTCCAAATATGATCAGGGTCGATGAAATTAACTGGTCGGAAAAAGTAtcggaattaaattaa